The Desulfovibrio sp. sequence TGGCTGTGGCTTCGCTGGTAAGAGACGTCCAGCCGGAAGAGATTTACTACTTGGCAGCGTTCCACCATTCCTCTCAGCAGGCTCAGGGAGCTGACGCTCATGCCGTATGGACCTTCAGCATGGAGATCAACGTCGCCGGGCCGGTGAACTTTCTTGAAGCAGTGCGTTTGAACACCCGGCCTGCGCGTTTCTTCTACGCCGGGAGTTGCCTGGCTTACGGGGTTCCCGACTCTACACCCCAAACTGAAGACACCTGCCTGCGCCCAGCGTGCGTTTATGGCATTAGCAAAGCGGCCGGGGCGCATGCGGTCAGTCTTTTTCGGGAGCGCCACGGTGTATTCGCTGTGACCGGAATACTATTCAACCACGAATCGCACCTGCGGCCCGAATATTTCCTCTCTCGTAAGATCGTGCGAACCGCCTGGCGAATCCGAAAGGGGCTGGAGCAGGAGCTTGTGCTGGCAGATCTGTCCGCCCGTGCGGACTGGGGCTACGCCCCGGACTTTGTTGATGCTTTCAGGCGTACCCTGCGGGTTGATGCGCCGCGTGACTACGTCATCGCCACGGGTGAACTCCATGGGGTGCGGGATTGGGTGGAGAAAACCTTTGCGCTTGCCGGTCTTGATTGGCGCAAACACGTGCGCGAGGATGCAAGCCTCGCAATACGCAGGCGGGAGCCGCTTGTTGGCAATATCACACGCATCCGTGAAAAGTGCGGTTGGAAGCCTACTGTAGGTTTCAAACGCATGATTGAACTGCTGTTTGAGCATGAAGGAAATATCAATTGAAAACGCTCCGCATTCTCATCTTCATCCCCACATTCAACGAGCATGGCAATGTGGAGCGGATGGCCAGGGAGTTGTCCGCCCTGAAGCTGGACGCTGATATTCTTTTCTTAGACGATAATTCCCCGGACGGTACAGGGGTACTGCTGGATAGTCTGGCCGAGCAGATACCCAGTATGTCCGTGATCCACCGCTCCGGTAAAATGGGGATAGGGTCCGCCCACCAAGAAGGCATCAGGCACGCCTACGAAGGTGATTATGACGTGCTGATTACTCTTGATTGCGATTTCACGCATGATCCCAAAGATATCCCTCGCATGCTGGTGGCTCTTGAAGGGTATGACGTGGCCCTGGGGTCACGCTATATGCAACGAGGCAGTCTCCCGGGATGGAATCTGAGCCGGCGTTGTCTCACCCTTTTCGGACATTTCCTGACATCCACTTTGCTAGGGCTCCCACAGGATGCGAGCGGGGCCTTTCGTGCTTATAACTTGCGCAGGATCAAGAGGGACATCTTCGAATTGGTTGTGTCGAGGAGCTATTCTTTTTTTTACGAAAGCCTGTTCGTTCTGGTTCGAAACGGCCTTTCCATCAAAGAGATACCAATTGTGCTTCCCGCTCGTACCTATGGTAGCTCAAAGCTTTCAACACGTGAAGCGATTCGCGGCGGTATGTATCTAGTGCGTTTGTGTTTGGAAAACTTGGCCCATCCCGAGCGGTTTCGGCAGGGAAGGCCGGCGGATTCCTTGCTCGGCGATTCTCCAGCAACGGATTGGGACGCGTATTGGGCCAAGAAGCAAAGTGCCGGGGCCTTGGCTTATGAAGTGGTAGCAGCTGTTTACCGCAAACTTTTCATCCGGTTGAACGTTCGCCGCGCGATCTTCGATAACTTTGAGCCGCATGCGAAGCTTCTGCACGCAGGCTGCGGATCTGGACAGGCTGATGTGGACCTGCATGAGCGATTTAACGTCACTGCTGTGGACATATCCATGGAGGCTTTGGAACTCTATGGACGGAATAATCCGGCAGTCCATCGCCTGGAGCAGGCTGACCTCTTCAAGCTGCCCTTCGCATCCGGAAGTTTCGACGGCGTATTCAATTTGGGGGTGATGGAGCATTTTGACGAGAAGCAGATCCAAATCCTGCTTGAGGAGTTCCATCGGGTGTTAAAACCGGGCGGCAAGGTAGTGTTCTTCTGGCCCCACGCCCGCGCCACTAGTGTCCAGGTAATAAGGGTCATTCATTTCGTGATGCGTTGGATCCTGGGGAAAACTTCCAAGCTCCATCCTGATGAAATCACCCTGATATATGACAAAGCTCACGCCCGCTCCCTACTGGAAAGTGCCAAGTTCAAGTTGGAACGATACACATTTGGCCCCCGAGACTTGTTTGTCCAGGCTCTGATAGTGGGGACTAAAATATAAAAAGGCCTGTGTATGAGCAACGAACCAAATAAAATAATCTACTCCATGATCCGGGTTTCCAAGTTTCACG is a genomic window containing:
- a CDS encoding GDP-mannose 4,6-dehydratase, with protein sequence MKRVLIIGDRGQDGRLLRELLEGEGCAVTGLSRQATTLPDGSETAPVNVADALAVASLVRDVQPEEIYYLAAFHHSSQQAQGADAHAVWTFSMEINVAGPVNFLEAVRLNTRPARFFYAGSCLAYGVPDSTPQTEDTCLRPACVYGISKAAGAHAVSLFRERHGVFAVTGILFNHESHLRPEYFLSRKIVRTAWRIRKGLEQELVLADLSARADWGYAPDFVDAFRRTLRVDAPRDYVIATGELHGVRDWVEKTFALAGLDWRKHVREDASLAIRRREPLVGNITRIREKCGWKPTVGFKRMIELLFEHEGNIN
- a CDS encoding glycosyltransferase, giving the protein MKTLRILIFIPTFNEHGNVERMARELSALKLDADILFLDDNSPDGTGVLLDSLAEQIPSMSVIHRSGKMGIGSAHQEGIRHAYEGDYDVLITLDCDFTHDPKDIPRMLVALEGYDVALGSRYMQRGSLPGWNLSRRCLTLFGHFLTSTLLGLPQDASGAFRAYNLRRIKRDIFELVVSRSYSFFYESLFVLVRNGLSIKEIPIVLPARTYGSSKLSTREAIRGGMYLVRLCLENLAHPERFRQGRPADSLLGDSPATDWDAYWAKKQSAGALAYEVVAAVYRKLFIRLNVRRAIFDNFEPHAKLLHAGCGSGQADVDLHERFNVTAVDISMEALELYGRNNPAVHRLEQADLFKLPFASGSFDGVFNLGVMEHFDEKQIQILLEEFHRVLKPGGKVVFFWPHARATSVQVIRVIHFVMRWILGKTSKLHPDEITLIYDKAHARSLLESAKFKLERYTFGPRDLFVQALIVGTKI